From Vigna unguiculata cultivar IT97K-499-35 chromosome 5, ASM411807v1, whole genome shotgun sequence, the proteins below share one genomic window:
- the LOC114183481 gene encoding 60S acidic ribosomal protein P2B-like, which translates to MKVVGAYLLAVLGGNPDPSASDIKHILGAVGAEADDELIKLLLTEVKGKDFNELLASGREKMSAVSGGGGAVAVAAAPAAGGGGAAPAAEAKEEKKVEEKEESDDDMGFSLFD; encoded by the exons ATGAAGGTTGTGGGTGCATATTTGCTTGCAGTGTTGGGAGGGAACCCAGACCCTTCTGCAAGTGATATCAAACACATCCTTGGTGCAG TTGGAGCTGAAGCTGACGATGAGTTGATTAAATTGCTCTTGACTGAAGTTAAGGGCAAAGACTTCAACGAGCTACTCGCCAGCGGAAGGGAAAAGATGTCTGCTGTGTCTGGCGGTGGTGGTGCGGTGGCTGTTGCTGCTGCGCCAGCTGCCGGTGGCGGTGGTGCCGCACCTGCCGCCGaagcaaaggaagaaaagaaagtggAAGAGAAGGAGGAGTCCGATGAT GATATGGGTTTCAGTTTGTTTGACTAA